The following is a genomic window from Dehalococcoidia bacterium.
CCACTTGCAGTTGCACCCCGTCCTGCGCCACGGCGATCTGGACGTTCGGCGGCGTGATGCCGAAGTCCGTCATCTTGAATTCCGTGTCGGCGATGGCCGTGATGGTGTCGCCCTGGCGCCGGGCCTTGACCTGCCAGGTCAGCGGTTTCGTCACGCCCTTGATCGTCATGCTGCCGCTCAGCTGCAGCGACACCTCGGTACCGTCGACATAATTCGCGGGCCAGCCGCTGATGCTCTCGATCACGAATTCGGCGAACGGGAAGCGGTTCGCCTGGAGGGTGTTCTGGCGGATGAAGTTGTCGCGTCGGGACTCGTCGCTGGTGAGAGTGCGCAGGTCAACCTGGAAACTTGACTTCTGGTCCTTGTACAGTCCTTCGCGCGTGAGCCAGATTTCCCCCGAAATCGACGTCGTCGTCCCGACAGCGTTGCTCTCCACCGGGAGCGTCGCCAGCTTCTCGCGGACCACGTATGTGACCTTGGAGCCGGCGGGGTCGACCACGAAGCGGAAGACTCCCGGAGGCGCCACCGTCCCACCCGTCGCCGTCGGTTCGGCTGTGCCCGAGCGCGCCACCGGCTGCGTGGGGATAGCCGGCGCCTCAGTCTCGAGGTCGACCTCGTCGCTGCGGAGAAGCTGGACCGCGACGGCCGTGGCGATCGCGGCGATGACGGCGAACACGGCCACGGCGCCGAACAAGAGAAGACGCTTCCTTGTCACTGCTCTCGCTCCCGAAAAGAGGAATTCTGGATCCTGCGTATGATAGGCGGCGTGCGCTTCGAGTCCGTTAGGAGAATGTTAAACCAGCCCGAACAGTTAGCCACTACGAAACATGAAAAGGAGTTCGCCCATGCCAGGCACCGTCCTCTACGAGCGCGATGGCCGCATCGCCACCATCACCTACAACCGCCCGGAGGTGCTGAACGCCATCAACGCCGAGTTGAGGCAGGACCTCAATGAAGCCTGGGTGAGGTTTCGAGAGGACGAAGAGGCTTACGTCGCCATCGTCACCGGCGCGGGTCGCGCCTTCAGCGTGGGCGCGGACCTCCGCAGCCCCGGCGGCGCCTCTAGCGGCACCTTCTGGGAGGTGCCGAGCATGACCTCACTGGAAAGCGGCCTCGAGATCTGGAAGCCGGTCATCGCCGCGGTGAATGGCTACTGCCTCGGCTTCGCGCTGACGCTGGTGGCGGCCTGCGACTTCGTGATCGCGAGCGAGCAGGCCGAGTTCGGCTTCCCCGAGGTGCAGGTCGGCGTCCCGACGATACAGGGCGCGATCCGGATGCCGAAGCGAGTCGGCTGGCAGAACGCGATGGAGCTGCTGCTCCTGGGCGACCGCGTTAGCGCCGAGCGCGCGAAGGAGATGGGGCTGGTCTGGAAGGTGGTGCCTCATGCCAGCCTCATGAGTGAAGCCCGCGCGCTCGCGGAGAGACTCCTGAAGCCCGCGCCGCTGGCGATAAGGGCCACCAAGGAGGTCGCGGCGCGCGGCCAGGAGATGCCCTTCGTGCAGGCCATCCGCTTCGGCGAGACCATGCGCCGCGTCGCCGGCG
Proteins encoded in this region:
- a CDS encoding enoyl-CoA hydratase-related protein yields the protein MPGTVLYERDGRIATITYNRPEVLNAINAELRQDLNEAWVRFREDEEAYVAIVTGAGRAFSVGADLRSPGGASSGTFWEVPSMTSLESGLEIWKPVIAAVNGYCLGFALTLVAACDFVIASEQAEFGFPEVQVGVPTIQGAIRMPKRVGWQNAMELLLLGDRVSAERAKEMGLVWKVVPHASLMSEARALAERLLKPAPLAIRATKEVAARGQEMPFVQAIRFGETMRRVAGATEDAQEGRAAFREKRAPRWKGA
- a CDS encoding YceI family protein, with protein sequence MTRKRLLLFGAVAVFAVIAAIATAVAVQLLRSDEVDLETEAPAIPTQPVARSGTAEPTATGGTVAPPGVFRFVVDPAGSKVTYVVREKLATLPVESNAVGTTTSISGEIWLTREGLYKDQKSSFQVDLRTLTSDESRRDNFIRQNTLQANRFPFAEFVIESISGWPANYVDGTEVSLQLSGSMTIKGVTKPLTWQVKARRQGDTITAIADTEFKMTDFGITPPNVQIAVAQDGVQLQVVLLARTPAS